CTTGGGAAGTAATTGGGCAGCGTGATTACATTCACAAGGCTTTGGGTGAGAAGACTGCTTTAGATAGGGGGTCAGCTTGTtaaagtttagtctctagaaagcacctattgattttgttttatatgtaacccttctgtttCCATTATCCTGTCTCATTAGCTCTTAAAATCTTGATTTTTAATAAGCTTATGATTGGTTTCACCATAAGCATAACTCCCTACTGTGGTATTGTAAGAGGAGCTGATCCTGAGCTGAATTATTCAGCTTGGTGTGTACATTGTTCCTTTGGGCACAGCACAGCTGGTGTTACTGGGAGTGTTCAGTGGGTAAGGGCTGAATGCGAAAGGCAGATCTTCACGGGGCTTACGGTGCACCTGTTGTTAATCTGCAAAGCAAAGGTGTAGCATTGGCCTGAGGAGAATGCTTGGGTGACTGACAGCCACTTAAGCACAAGCAAGCCTCCCTCTCACTGGAGGGGATGGAAAGAAGGTGACGCCCAGTCTTGGGCCCCCTGAGAAATATCACAGCATCTCAAAGCAATTTACGGTATGCTTCCCAACAGACCCCAGGCATAATAAGCCCAAAAGGAGGATCTTCCAGTTCAGCATTGAGGCAGATTGATAGGGAACCATCTAGGGCCAAATTACACTTTCACTGCTAGTGCTATGCCTGCTGTGTACATTCACCAATGAATTTGGTCTCCATAGGTGACAAGCCAGCACACCTTTCACAAGCATAACATTCACCATACCTGTAAATCTTGGTGCAGAGAAAGCTCCTTAGAATACCTCGTGTGACAGGTTTCTAGTGAAAAAACACCCTTCCAGTTTCCAGTCTTGCAATTTTTCCAAAAGCAATTTTTAAGGCATACGATGATCAGAGCAGTCCTTCAGCAGAGTTTTTGTGCACAGTATGTTTAATAAGTCAAAGCACTTTATGAGCTTGAAATTATTCTTCTgtagtattttaaaatgtcagagtAATTTTCAGTTTCTGGGGCccacaaaatattttctttaacatgAAGCTCTCATACCCATGCCAGGGCTGTGAGGATGCTCCGTTTAATCTGTTactgatagaattacagaacactATGGTAGTAAGAAAGACTACTGCTTTTAAATCCAAGAACGGTTGTTTTACATTTTGTGCTTTGAAGCTCCAGGCATGAGGGAAAAATATTCGAGTTACTTGTGTAGTGTCACAATGCACTTGTGGCAGCATCATTATGAAGAATTATCAGATGCTAAAGATGCTCCCTTAAATATTAATTGAGCCCAAGCCCCATTTGTACTACAAAGAGCTACATTTTGAGTCACAGTCCCCATTTAATCATGATGGGATAGCTGTGGATGAGGAGGAAGCAGTaggtgtggtatatcttgatttcatGGATCagttattcaatatcttcataaaattcaataaggacaaagtgcaaagtgctccacttaggaaaaatcagttgcacacatacagaaatgactgcctaggaaggagtactgtggcaaacatcattctgggatgtattagcaggagtgttgtaagcaagacacaagtagtaattcttccactctactccacactgattaggcctcaactggagtattgtgtccagttctgggtgccacatttcaggaaggatgtggacaaattggagaaagtccagagaagagcaacaaaaatgattaaaggtctagaaaacatgacctatgagggaagattgaaaaaattgggtttgtttagtctggaaaagagaaatcTGACAGGGGACacggtaacagttttcaagtacataaaaggttgttacaaggaagagggagaaaaattgttgttaactgctgaggataggacaagaagcaatgggcttaaattgcagcaagggcggtttaggttggacattaggaaaaacatcctaactgtcagggtggttaagcactggaataaattgcctcaggaggttgtggagtctccatgactggagatttttaagagcaggttagacaaacacctggcagggatggtctagataacacttagtccggccatgagtgcaggcgactggactagatgacctctcgaagcCCCTTCGAGTCATGATTCTGGTGAAAAAGCTGCTGTATCAATGTATTGGATATGCCTATCTGACATGATTGCTAACGTGGTTCGAGTCTGCATACGCTGTAATACTAGCTGTAGTGGAGACACCAGGGAGGGTGTCAAAGTCAGAGGTGTTTAAAACAATGGGGACCTTTTGTATTGTACAAACATGATTCTACTCCTTTTCTTAAGCATAGTCTGGAAGTAGCATATCCATCCCTTGTAGAAGGGGCATAAACACCTTTGTACCTTCCTGCTGATTAAGATACTGACAGATTTAAGAGTAGTCCTAGCTAGGCTCCATATACCAGAAGGGGCCCAGAAATCATCTCTTAACATTTCCAACGAGCACAAAGTTGTATCTGTGCTTGTCCTTGATCCTCATGCTGCTAGTAATGGTTGTGCACAAGGGAATTCCTACAAAAGGGAGGAAACCTCCCCTTTCTACTATCTAGTTATTAATATTAACCGTCTTCATTAAGTAGTCATAGAATGAAGCCATTTCCAGAGGAACTTTGAATGTGTTTAATATGGAAAATCACAGAAGACGATTTTGCTACAGCTGCACATTTTTCATGGAAGATAGATGCAATGACACGGTGGCACCTGGATCACCGCAGTACAACCAGGAAGCTGCTCATATACTTATACTGTACATTCACAATAACGGGCAGCAAGCAGCACTTGGAATCCAAAAAGAAACTGCACCGTGTTCCAGCTGAATGATGGAGACAGATGGTGGGACTTGCtccaacatttatttcagattcttaaagagTTTGTGAGCCACCTAAAAAGGCAAGATGAAGAAAGCTTTCAGTAACTGACAGGTTCTTTCAACACAAAGGTCTTGAGAACTGAACAGACGacatattctctctctcctctcttccctaTCTTTATGTCTATCTTCTGTATCTCAGATTCATTAAAACAGCAGCAATATAATTAGAGAATTGATCACAGAGAAGTTTGTCTCCGTTGACTACCAATAATTTTCTAATTGTCTATATGGTCCCACTTTTGTCTTTCTTCAAACAAACTTAGAAAGACTACAGAAGTGTATCTCAAACCAATTACTAGAGGCTGACAAACAAACAATATTGAATTGTTTTACAAACGTCAATATTTCAAATGAATCCCTGTGCTTCAGAGATGAGCTGTATTTAGTAGCAGTACTACTACAGTGCATACTGATCAGCACAGGGCcctctaaaaaaaaaaccaaacccaaatcACTCCCCcgagtgttctctctctctcattataaCCATTATATTTACTGGACTCTATGGGATAAGAATTTCAACTCAAAAGCAGGAACAAATAAATgtttaagagaaaaaaaatcacctcacAGGATCAAGGTTCAGAGTtcttcaaaattaaaaaacaacattgATTCAGTCATGTCCCATTAGAGATTGCAAACCAACACAAATGACTAGGTATCAGCCTCCGTTGGACTTACACAGTGGTCCCTGGCATGCAGGAAGTCAAAAAGCTCTTCCGTACATTCCTCCTGTGTGTGGGACCTTGCGGACACTCGTGCATCACACAGCTCCAGCTTCTCCCGTGCCTTCACGCACTTCTCAGTCTTCTCACAGTGCTCCCTTATTGTGGTTAAAGGATCCTGAGGGTCAAGTTAAAAGATATCAGACTTTTTGTTCTTAAACACAGTTTGTAGAGTTACTTACGTGATCAGATGCAAATCATATGCAAAGATTAGGCTTTGAGAGTTCAGACAATAGTTCCAAACCAAATTTCCTTGTATGCTAACAGCTAACATTTACATAAAATGCTACACATGCACTTCCAAGCCCTAAGCTGGGGGGCATGTCCTCAGCTGGGTAAATTCCCCCTGCTCTGTACCTCTTAAAAAGAGATGagcaaaaaccaccaccaccatttgTGGTGCTAGAAGCCTCCATGGTTCTCAAAATGAAAGGATTACCACCATATAAATTACACATTATATCTAGGACCTGATAATCAGCAAGCCCGTAGAAACACTGATAAAAACCCCACACATTTGCACATGTACAAACAAGCACTTATTTTGCATACAccagggggttctcaaactgggggttgggacccctcaaagggtcgcaaggttattacatgaggggtcacgagctgtcaacctccacctcaatcccgctttacctccagcatttataatggtgttaaattaaaaacactttttattttatttataagcGGGGGGAGAGAGtccgcactcagaggcttgctatgtgaaaggggtcaccagtaaaaaagtttgataACCATTGGCATACATTACCAGATACGCCTGAGCACATGGTAACCACAGTACAAAAATTGCACACGCAAGTGTACACCTACAAGTCCACTGGAAACCAGGTCTTTAGACATTAGTTCATTCTATTCCTTGTATGCAGCACAGTAAATGAGACTCCACAAGCGTTCATTTCATCAGCCTCTTGTTTGGAGCAAGTTTGGTTAATTGAAGATAACAAGCATAGTTCACATCCATTATAAAAGATTTATGCTTCTTGAACAGTTTTTTCTTGGTGGAAAAAGTTTCTAAGTTTCAGTAGTTCTTACCACtagctctgcctcctcctcctcttcctcttcctgggAAAAAGGGATACCAGATAAAAGTCAGTTATATTATGCATACAGAAAGCCTTTATGCCATTACACACACTTAAGAGTCTATTGAGTATAAAAGCTATTTCCACAAGTGACACACAGGTTTTAGGAATTTCTCTTTCAGCTCTATTTTATATGGCTTGATTAATTCCGGAAACTGAATGACTGGGAGGTTAAATGATTTATGTCTGACTTAAATACACTGTTTTCACCTCAACAGCTTAATCTTTAAGCCAGTTCTTTCAGGAAGTGATTGTGCAAATTTGtctgtctagatcaggggtaggcaacctgcaggatgcgagctgattttcagtggcagtcatgctgcctgggtcctggccaccagtctggggggctctgaattttagtttaattttaaatgaagcttcttaaacattttgaagtcttatacaatagtttagttatatattatagactcatagaaagagaccttctaaaaaggtgaacatgtatgaccggcacgcaaaacctgaaatcagagtgaataaatggagactgggcccagcacttctgaaaggctgccgacctcTGCTCTAGATCCTTTACGGCTCCGGCATAAGACTCTCGCCTGCACCATTAGAAAGCAGTTGTGTTCTGTTTCCCACAAACGTTTCCACTCTTGCCGTTGAAACTGAATTGCTGAGTCCTACCCCCCACGCTGAccggtttggggggaggggggagggaaagctgTGCCGCGGGCCGGGTCGAGGGATGAGTAGGGTACGGGGGCCGGCAAGGGACACACCTGGCGCGGGCGGGACAGGAGAGGTAGAGACTGTGCCGCGGGACGGGTCCCGAGGGCGGGGGAAGTGGGGAGAGATGAGCAGGGTACGGGGGCCGGCAAGGGACACACCCGGCACGGGGGGAAGTTGTGCCGCGGGCCGGGTCCCGGGGAGGAGATGAGCAGGGTACGGGGGCCGGCAAGGGACACACCCGGCACGGGGGGAAGTTGTGCCGCGGGCCGGGTCCCGGGGAGGAGATGAGCAGGGTACGGAGGCCGGCAAGGGACACACCTGGCGCGGGGGAAGTTGTACCGCGGGCCGGGTCCCGGGGAGGAGATGAGCAGGGTACGGGGGCCGGCAAGGGACACACCTGGCGCGGGGACGCTGTGCCGCGGGCCGGATcccgaggggggaggggaggggatgagcAGGGTACGGGGCCCGGCAAGGGACACACCCGgcgcggggggcaggagggggtcgAAGCTGTGCCGCGGGCCGGGTCCCGGGGATGAGCAGGGTACGGGGCCCGGCAAGGGACACACCCGGCGCGGGCGGGGGGAGCAGCTGTGCCGCGGGccgggtcccggggggggggggaggagcagggtacGGAGGCCGGCAAGGGACACACCTGGCGCGGGGGAAGTTGTACCGCGGGCCGGGTCCCGAAGGCCGGCAAGGGATGAGCGGGGCCCGGCAGGGACAGGCCGCGGAGGGGTAGGGGTGGCCCCCGGCCGAGCTCGGGGcaggctggctctggctctgcctCACCTCGGGTTCCCCGCTGCGGCTCTCCAGCATCTCCTCGTCCCGCAGCCCCATCGCCGCTCTGCTCCGGGCTCCCTCACAGGCGCAGAAGGACTCACCAGGGTCACCCGCCGGAAACCCCGCCTCTCCCCCTGACCCGGAAGCGGAAGCCGGGCCCTCATGACCCTCCCAAGATGGCGGCGCCGCCCGGAGCTGTTTTTCTCTGTGCGGCGGGCCCGCCCCTAGGGTGCTGGTCTGAGTGAGGGCGGCGGGGGCTGCCATGGAGCCCCGGGCGGAGCGAGAggccgctgctgggagcccccccagcctcttCGAGCTGAGTGGGGCGGTGGTGAGCTCCGCCATGGGGCCCCTGGAGAGAGAGGTTTGGGGTAAGGGGGGCGCGGGGCCCCAGGCCTGtccccggggggcggggcgctCAGGCCTGCGccaatgcgggggggggggtcctaggCCTGTCCCACTGCGATGGGGGGTGTTTCACGTCTGTCCTAttgcagtttggggagggatcgtCCGAGTCCTGGGCGGTGGGGTCTTAGCCCTGTCCTAGTATATGGATGTGTGTGTTGTGTCATCCCCTAAGTTGGGACCCCGCAAGTGTCTGGGGGAGAGGCGCGGATCCCAGGCCTGTTCCGATGCAGCACGTGTGGTGGGACCTGAGTTAGGTAGGAGACATCTGGGATGGCAGCACATTGAGCGCGGACTGCCCCCCAGTTACCAGAACATCCCCAGGGACTTTGTGGGGAAGGTTTGATGCCTATAAGGCATCACTATGGAATGTGACTGGACCCACTTGTGCATCGGTGCAATGGTGATGGGTTCTTGTCTTTGCTTTAAGTGTAAGTGCCAAAATGCAcgtgtagctcagtggtttgagcattggcctgctaaacccagggttgtgagttcagtccttgcgggggacatttagggatctggggtataatctgtctggggattggtcctgctttgagcagggggttggactagatgacctcctgaggaatatccaatcctgatattccatgattctatgataatccaCGCACTGCAGTGTTACCCTAGTGGGAACTTCAGTCTCTGTTTTATTTTGTTGTCTTTCAAAACCTTTTCCACTTCTCAGACTTATAAATCATTCTGTATCtgttctcttcccccatcccaaagcACTCCCTGGACAGATACTCCAAGGCATCCTGCCTTTGCTTAATATCTATTACCTGGAAAGGATTGAGGAAACTGCTGTGAAAAAAGGTCAGTTTTATTCATAGAAATTTTTTCTCTAAAGTTGAAGGGTTGTTTAGTCTCCATTGACCATTTGGTTCTTGGTCTCTCTGCTGAAACTGTCAACAAGGAATAGCAATTACTATCCGCTACGAGAAGTGTTTTGGTGTGGACGCTTTCCCTAAATGGAACTGGATTTAGAATGTCAAATGCATTTCTTATAGAGCACTGAACAGCATTCAAGATAATGATTTTCAGTGACTGCTGACCATGGCTCATGAATAACAATGAGATGAATAATAATATTAAATAGAGCTGATGGTATCTGATACATCCAGTCTGTTTAAATAGATGAGAATTCAGTGAAAATTCCCAAtgtatagtttttaaaaaataccatcaAGTCAAATTTCATCCCAGACTTTGGCTTtctaaaaatgacattttcaattAATAAGACAAGAAATACTTAGTATATTTGATTGTTTAAATTCCACTGGAAATAGTTTTGTAAATAATAACGCTGCTTGCAATATTTGCAATACAAACATTGCTGCTTTTTGCTTCTATGTAAGTATTCAACAGTGAAATTATTATTTAGTGTCCAAAATGAGGAATACTAAAAGTACCTAGGCAGGATTAGTACAGAAAAGTTTTAATTAATTTATAATAATTAATTAGATTACCAAAACTAAAAGAATAACAATCTGATATGTAATAGGTAACAGGGGAAATGATGATTTTTTTGTAtgaaatgtctttaaaaatattattttaacctCACAGTGCCTCTTTAGCAAACATAAAATGTGTCATTTCTTTTAAATCAGTATCGATCTAATGCCCTGAATGTTCTCCAAAAAATAGTATTTGATGACTCATGTTTCtaatcttgtttgttttaaattaatatcAATGTGAAACCCGAGAAGGGAAAATTGAGTAAACCTTTTGAAATAGAGGATTTGGtgtaaaattgtttgtttttcaggACTCTCAACCCAGCCCATATGGCACAAACTCTGGAACGATGTGATGAAAATCAGACCACCCAAGTCAGAGGTGAGTTGGAAAGTTGCTGATGGACCAATTTAGAAAGGACACAAAGTTTACACCTCAAttttgcaaacacttatgcatattTTTCACTTTGAGCATGTGACTAATTCCATTGATTTGAGTGAGACTACTGAAGTGTCTGAAGTTAAACACGTGTAAATATTTACAGGATCAGGGATTAGGATGTCACCCTGGTATTCAAAACTTTCCAGAAAACGCCTTATCTTGTACTTATATAGAACTTTTCATCCAGAAAGATGCTATAGCACTTTGTGGGCTTAATATGTTAGGATGAAGCCCACTACTGGAGTGTATACATGTGTGCTGTACATTTTGGGCATCACAAAGAAGGTGCATGGAATTGggatgaaaataaatgtattttattctGATTTTATTACACTGTAGGAAGGTCTTACATTTCAGAACcaagaatgtaggtcatacttaTAGGATGAGGGCCTGTATTTTGGAAAGCATAATTCAGTAGGGGAGTTGGGGGCCATGGTGGATAGCCAACTGAACATATGGTCACAGTGTAATGTGGTGGCTAAGGGAACAAATGTAATCCTTCGATATATAAGTAGGGGAATGTTGAGTAGAAATAGAAGTGTTGTGCCCACTGTATATCGTgttactgtgtccagttgtgatgtccacactttaaaaaggttgttgacaaattggaaaatgaTCAGAAAAGAACTACAAGAATGACTTGAGGACTGGAAAACTTCCCTTAGAGTGAGAGAATAAAGaggctcaatctgtttagtttaaccaagagaaggttaagaggtgatttgatcCTGATCTATAAGTACCTGCTTGGGGAGAAGATTTCTAATAGTAGAgtgctctttaatccagcagacaAAGGCGTAGCAAGATCaaacagctggaagctgaagctgaacaaattcagagtagaaataaggttgcaattttttttatcagtGATTGTAACTCTCCATTGGAACCAATTTACTAAGGGACagggtggagtctccatcattttGTCTGTAAATCAGTATTGGATGTCTAACTaaagagatgctctagctcaGCTAGAAATAATGGGCTTTTGATGCAGGAGCCACTTGGTACAATTCTGTGTCTTGCGTTATATaggtggtcagactagacgatcacaaaggtcctttctggccttaaaattctTGCCCCTATCTCTGTTATTGCTGTGTGGGTGCTACCCCCAAATGCCCCAGTTCTAAAGCTTCTGCTGTGCAGATGTTGCAGTAAACACACATGGGGAATAAGCTGTTGAATTAGAACCCTGAATGATGAGGGAGTACAATATGTATGTAAGCCTGATTCTGCTACCCTGAGccctcccactgattttaattaaGACCTTCAGTGCTAGTTGATGGACAACAGTACTTTTCAGGATCAGAACCTTAGCTGGTGTCAGATGTTGCCTTGCAGCATGGAATCCATGTGGCACAGGCTGTGGCAGTATAAGCTTGTTTACCACCAATATCACCCCAAACTTTCCTGAAGGGACTGCCTGTTGGGATGAGAGGGTATTTCAGTCTCCATGGCACATCCTTGACCTCACAGAGACTGGTGATCACCTGGAGACTAGTGGCAGTGGTGGTTTCTGTGATACTGACTGAAGCCACTAAACACTTGTCAGATGATAACAGCTTATGGTCACTGTTGACCTGGATAGAATCTGATTTAGCATCCAGTGTGTCCTTGTTTAaatgaggataaaatccattaattcTGGGATTTTATTACAGAACATAACAAATTGGAGGAAGAAGTTCCTTGAAACTTTCTTCTCAAATGTCCTGCATGGAGTTTTGGATGTTTCTTCAGATCCGCGCCTGAGTGACCGTCGTTTTTCACCCCTGCTCCACAGCTCACGGCATGTTACACAGCTCACCATCTGTAACATGCTGCAGGGGGTAGCAGAGCTCACTGCTGAGCGCAACCAAAGAGTGCTAGAAAACCTGGCTGGCTCACTGAGAACCTTGAAGTTCCGTCATCTGCTGACCTCCGACCTGTCCATTAGACAGTCACTAAGTTTGCTGCTTCATCATCTGATCCACCATGGAACTGTCAGCCAGGTGTCCATGTGTTCCTGGCCAGTTCCTGACAAAGTACTTTTAGTCCTCATTCTGAGTATGAGtgctgggttttggcacccaggTAAGACACTTATGCACCAGGGCAGCCCTTGCAGTCTTTGCAGAGAGGAGTCTGATGCCCAAGGCCTGCTAACTCAAGAGGATGGTGCCCTGCTAGGGTCAAATCAGTTGTGCTGCGACTCTACTGAGCAATCAGAGACCAGCCAGTGGGGTGATAGTGAGTCAAGAAGCAAGAAGGTCCAAACTGCTTCAGCCAAAGTGCTTCAAGAAGCTGATCCAGACTCTCAAGCATCTATAGAACTGTCCAGGAGCAGTAGTGGCACTGTTAAAACTCCAGTGCTCTGTGGATTAAGGAGCCACCCTTTGCAAAACCTAGCATGTCAAGATGTAAGCTGCAAGGTGCCCCCTGAGTATTACAACATTAAAGGAGAGTCTTCTCCTTCTCTACCAAAAAGGTCTTCGGTTGGCCCCGCTTTCCAAAAGCCCTATAGGTGGTTTAAGACTGCAGTGGGGAGGAAGCGCCGCTGCCCCAGGAGAAACCGCAGAGCTCGTGCAGACCCGGAAGATCTTTATGATTTTGTCTTCGCCGTTgctagggaggaggaggagacggcAGAGTCGCTCTATGAAAGCAATGCCCAGGAGAGGGAAAGCATCGATGGTTGGGCCCCTTCCCCAGCAGACACTCCTAGCTTTGAGGGTGTGGGCTGCACGGAAGGAGGATCTGTCGGAATCCTTCCTCTGAAATCGACTTGCCGCTTCCGAAGTGTCTCCACGCTGGAATTGTTCTCCATCCCTCTGACTGGGGACACCTGTCGGGCTTTGGGGAACCTGCTGAGCTCTTGGGCATCTTTAGAAAAGCTGGTCCTGTCTTACAATGGTTAGTAGTAATAACAGAGCTTTTAATTTCAGGCATGTTTGACAATCTGGTTTCTGACTGAAGCCAAATTCTAAAAACTGGTAAGATCTGCACTGAAATTTTGGTTGGGTGGAACAGACATTATTGGGCACTCTTCAGCTCACCCTGAAACTATAGGTAGCAAGGACGCTTCAAACCATGCCAGGGAAAGCTGGTCAGCAGCAACCGGGCTTAAAATCTGAGAGGGGTGTGTCTGTTAGAGGAAAAGGTGCCAAGGTGCAAGTAGAGAATAATGAAGATGATAGAAGCTGTGAGAGAAGGGAAAGGAAGAAATGGACAGAGACTTACTGtgtacagcacaatggggccctattCTTGGCTGGCCCTTGGGCACTACTATATTATCCATCATTAATAATAAAAGAGTTTAATATTTTAATGGAGTCCAGAGGGGATTCTTCACCGCAGAGTAAAAACATCCTGTAACATTTTTTTGTTCCTGTAACTTTGCTTTGGAGAAGGAACTGGGATGTAAACCCATCAGATTAAAGGGACAAATGAGTCTAACCAGGAGTAGTGGGGGAGAGACAGAGCAAAAGGATAACTTCCTAATGGTGAAGTGTGATAGACCCTGATCCTCCAGACTTTTGCATGCAGGTAGATTCCTGCACCCACGCTGAgctctactgaaatcagtggagttccGTGTGGGGGCAGGTTACAAGCTAAGAGCCTTAGATTATAGAATAGTTCTCGAAAGGAATTGTAGGAACCGCATCACTCAGAACATTGCACTGGGCTGGATAAAGCTCTGCTGCTAAGAGTTCTGCCCCGGCTAGTGGAAATGGACAAAGTGACCTAGTCGATCTTTTATAGCTAACGTTGTCAATATGTATGAAAGACTCTGGAGTTCTTAAGATGTTGCCTAGAGTTAATCACATATTTTACTAATCAGAGGCCATCTAATCCATCCCTGacgtgcaggattgttccctgtaaTTTATTGTCTAGTGCATTGTCCAGTTTTAAATTACTAAAGTGATGGCTTCTACCTCTTCCCTGAGGAGACCGGTCCACAGTCCAACACTGGGATCTATTAGAAAGGTGGAGATGATATAGGCTGTGTCTTTGTTCCAGCCTTGCTGAAttatttgctctgtgtgtgtaacACCCATCTTGCTTGCTATTGAAATGTTGGTTTCAGGCCTGGGCGCTAATATCTTCTGCATCCTGTCTGGGCTCCGGGCCCTCTCTCACCGCAGAGACTGCAGCCTCCACGTGGTGCGTGTGAGTGACGTGTTCTCACACATCCCTTCAGTGGAGCTTGTTCGGTCAATCCTGACTGCCTTCCCCCGCCTTCACACTCTCTCGGTCAGCTTTGATCTCAAAAACCAGCTGGAGGGGAACAGGCCAGAAGGGCATTCGAGCTTGGAGGCAGAAATTCCAGGTAGATTATAGGTGCTGACTAGTAAATGAGATCTTGCTGTTTGTTTAAAGCAATAAGTTCAACCTCCTTTGCACACAGGGtaagagttcagtccttgagggggccatttaaggatctggggcaaaaatctgtctggggattggtcctgctttgagcagggggttggactagatacctcctgaggtcccttccaaccctgatattctatgcttaAGTCTTGGCTGTTTGCACTTAGCAAGGTGATCGTGACTATTCCTTTGTGAGTCAGACCTTGCCACAATTTCCACCTCCAGTCTCTTGTATGCTCTGACATGGCACAACTTTGGAGGGCTCCTGGACAGAATGCCTTTAATTGTGTCACATCCAATACCAAACACAATGTCAGCCCTAACAAGGCCAGGCAGAACCTGTAGTCAGTGCAGAAAGTGGCTGTTGAATTGCTTACCTGTGTGGTCCAGATCTGCTGTGCTGGCTTCCTGTTCCCTTGTGTGTGCAATTCATGCTATTGACTGTAATATATAAGGCCTTATAGAGAGAGGTTGGCTgatgtcagaaaaaaaaaacctgttcacCATCATGATAGCTGAGATCAAATGCAAGGCAATTGCCAAGCCTGGGATTTCCGTCTGAGTGCTGTAGCAGGGCAGGGATCACTGCCTCCCTTCTTTCAACAGATTTGTGGGTCTTCAGGACATGGCAAAAGGCCCGTTATGTCTGTGGCAGCAGatgctgtgtctacaccaggggacTATGGCAGcagagtgtagccacagcctccgCT
Above is a genomic segment from Mauremys reevesii isolate NIE-2019 linkage group 8, ASM1616193v1, whole genome shotgun sequence containing:
- the LRRC41 gene encoding leucine-rich repeat-containing protein 41 isoform X1, whose translation is MEPRAEREAAAGSPPSLFELSGAVLGPRKCLGERRGSQACSDAARVVGPELALPGQILQGILPLLNIYYLERIEETAVKKGLSTQPIWHKLWNDVMKIRPPKSENITNWRKKFLETFFSNVLHGVLDVSSDPRLSDRRFSPLLHSSRHVTQLTICNMLQGVAELTAERNQRVLENLAGSLRTLKFRHLLTSDLSIRQSLSLLLHHLIHHGTVSQVSMCSWPVPDKVLLVLILSMSAGFWHPGKTLMHQGSPCSLCREESDAQGLLTQEDGALLGSNQLCCDSTEQSETSQWGDSESRSKKVQTASAKVLQEADPDSQASIELSRSSSGTVKTPVLCGLRSHPLQNLACQDVSCKVPPEYYNIKGESSPSLPKRSSVGPAFQKPYRWFKTAVGRKRRCPRRNRRARADPEDLYDFVFAVAREEEETAESLYESNAQERESIDGWAPSPADTPSFEGVGCTEGGSVGILPLKSTCRFRSVSTLELFSIPLTGDTCRALGNLLSSWASLEKLVLSYNGLGANIFCILSGLRALSHRRDCSLHVVRVSDVFSHIPSVELVRSILTAFPRLHTLSVSFDLKNQLEGNRPEGHSSLEAEIPESCLEQLEIRFPREPLQTSLLLPVLKASRSLQQLSLDSATISCPLEFGLLLQALKECNPGLKRLSFHDVNLADYQKEVLLLLQDPVLQEITFSFCRLFESCTTEFLADIIQIVKRNSTLKSLKLPGNRLGNHRLVALADIFSEDSSSSICQLDVSSNCIKPDGLLEFAKKLESHILQRGGQIKFTHLRLFQNWLDQDAATAQEALRRLRAVCSVVSNTWDSSQAFADYISVM
- the LRRC41 gene encoding leucine-rich repeat-containing protein 41 isoform X4; this encodes MKIRPPKSENITNWRKKFLETFFSNVLHGVLDVSSDPRLSDRRFSPLLHSSRHVTQLTICNMLQGVAELTAERNQRVLENLAGSLRTLKFRHLLTSDLSIRQSLSLLLHHLIHHGTVSQVSMCSWPVPDKVLLVLILSMSAGFWHPGKTLMHQGSPCSLCREESDAQGLLTQEDGALLGSNQLCCDSTEQSETSQWGDSESRSKKVQTASAKVLQEADPDSQASIELSRSSSGTVKTPVLCGLRSHPLQNLACQDVSCKVPPEYYNIKGESSPSLPKRSSVGPAFQKPYRWFKTAVGRKRRCPRRNRRARADPEDLYDFVFAVAREEEETAESLYESNAQERESIDGWAPSPADTPSFEGVGCTEGGSVGILPLKSTCRFRSVSTLELFSIPLTGDTCRALGNLLSSWASLEKLVLSYNGLGANIFCILSGLRALSHRRDCSLHVVRVSDVFSHIPSVELVRSILTAFPRLHTLSVSFDLKNQLEGNRPEGHSSLEAEIPESCLEQLEIRFPREPLQTSLLLPVLKASRSLQQLSLDSATISCPLEFGLLLQALKECNPGLKRLSFHDVNLADYQKEVLLLLQDPVLQEITFSFCRLFESCTTEFLADIIQIVKRNSTLKSLKLPGNRLGNHRLVALADIFSEDSSSSICQLDVSSNCIKPDGLLEFAKKLESHILQRGGQIKFTHLRLFQNWLDQDAATAQEALRRLRAVCSVVSNTWDSSQAFADYISVM